The genomic DNA TGAGGTAAATGACAGGATAAAGATTGCAGACTTTCAAAACTGTAGCTGGACACCTATatttttagatttatatttAGTATATTTAGTTTCTCAGTGGTGCTTCAACAAACAAGCAAAGACTTTTACTTACTTTTACAAACCCATAGTCCTAGTTTTCCTAGGCATAATGGTCAAATCAAAAAAGTTTATCATAATGAataaatcatcatcatttgtagctaataaacttaaaaataaaaagccactggtatttcttttaaaatattcttTATCACTTCATCAGAGTTTACATACAGACGTTTTCATTGCTGTGACAAACTAAGTCTACttcatgattcagtagcttgtagaaccgcCTTTATCAGCAACAATTTGAAGTAACTGTTGTCTGTATGAGTTTATCGATCACAAACACAttattgtggaggaattttggcacATTCTTCCTTAagtgctgcttctcttcttcttgccttcatttatgcacagctctctaaGGTCAGCACTTTAATCAGGttgagatctggactttgactgggccattgcaacaccgcaattcattttttaaaaaaattttttgggTACAGCCATATTGCTGTAgatttgttgctgtgtttggGATAGTTGTCCTGTTTCATGACCCAGTATCATTGACCTTTATCTgctggacagatggcctcacatttgactctagaatatcTGGTATGCAGAGAAGTTAATAGTcgtcaatgactgcaaggtgtccAGCTTCTGTGGTTGCAAAACAAACTAGTGCTGTGCAATACTGCAGATTTTGCTATGATCTGATACGAGGTAACTACAGGGCCAGTACTGCAGATACCGATACTGATACCGAACTTATAAAAGGCAGCTTGTGTAGAGGAGTGTCATGATTTTTGAGATGAATTATcatcaatttgcaaattctgaacacattttaatgaacacTGAATCACTGTGATTTCTACTTTCCATGATAATTAGTTAATACAGCAAACAAACCATTCAGCTTTTCATGAATGATGAAACTTGGGtcaacttctgttgtttaaatctCAATTATCACAtaaaggttcagacatttttcacaACGCAATGAACTTAggggatagaaacaaagtacCAATACCATCATGCTAGTCTCGATCCAGTACCAATGTTGATGTCAATACTATCGATATTTAGATTGATCTGCCCAGCTctaaaacaaacccaaatcatcagCCTCCACTACTGTGACTGACAGTTTGTATGGGGTGTTTGAgctgatgtgctgtgtttggggTTCACCAAACATGATGCTGTGCATTAtggacaaacatctccactttggtcttgttTGCTTCAGAAGTCGTGCTGTTTATTCAGATGCTTTCTGCTTGCATCCCTTCCAAACAACCCAtactttttcagtcttttttctaatcgtactgtcatgaactttaacatttaacatccTGTAGACTCTCAGAttaagcttttgagttttctgcattttctgttacattttcaaaatgtaaacttatatcatatttaaagatgaaataaaataaggttttctaataaaataaaaaccacatGTTGTGGCAGAGCTAATATGAGACTGGAAACTGACTGTATGtagtgataaaaataaaaacaatggaagtTCATTCTTACATTAGCTTCATTTTGATTCTAAACAAATACTGACTTGCTCTTCTTCAGGCAAGCAGTACCATAACGTTCGATCAGCTTCCATCTGTTTGCAATTCACCTCCACATCTGTTAACAAGATAAAAAGGCTTCGGAAAATCAAACAACAGTGTGGAACTTCCTATAATGCAACGATTTAATGCATGTACTGAATTATATCAATAGTGGCTGTGTAGTGTGATCCTTCTGtttttacagcattaaaaaaacaaacaaacaaaaaaacaaaaacacagacttcAGACCACTAGGCCCTTCTTTGATCTTTCTCTCCGTTTCTTAACAGTCTTCTGGCTGCTGCACCTCTTCTTCTTTGCTTCTACTTCTGGGTCAAAATCAGAGTCACTGTCACCGTTTGGTCTCCTTCCCaatgtctcctcctcctcctcttcttcttcttcctcctcttctgtcGAGTCAAAGGATAAATCACTACCTGACTGCTTGTCCTCGCTCTCCTCATCACCGGAGCCTGTTTTCTTTAACTTCTGCACCTTTGATTTTGGCGTTTTTGCCTTTGAACGCTGGCCTTTAATTTCCCCTGCTGCTCTTCTCCTCGGCCTTCCTCTGGGCCTGCCCGTGCTTCTCCTTTTACTTTTCGGCTTCATTGATCTCTCCTTCTGAACCTTCTGTTTTACTTTCACACTGTCATACTCAGAGTTCACGTCTCTCTTGTTCTTGTTCCCCTTAGCATCATTTGCCCTTTTATCCATCTGCTGAAGTCCAGAGCTGGACGTGTGGCAACGCTGGACGTGACTTTTCAAGCTCACGTTGTGGTTGAAGCACTTGTCACAGAGCTGACACTTGTACGGCCGCTCCCCGGTGTGCAGGCGCATGTGGGACTTCAGGTGGCTCGTCTGGTTGAAGCCACGCTGGCACACCGAACACTTGTACGGTTTCAGCCCTGTGTGCACAACAGAGTGCCTCCTGAGATGATGTATGTCCTTGAATTCAATCCCACAGACTCCACATTTGAACTCCCTCGAGACTCTGTGCTTTGCCAGGTGGCTCCGGCGTTCTTTACTGGTGGCGAATGTCTTTGGACAGTCGGGACATTTAAAGGGATCTTTTTTATCCTGGTGGGTCAGCTCGTGTCTAAATTTGTCCGCCCTGGTTTTGAAGGTGACATAGCAATACTTGCAAGGATGCTCGTACGTTTCATCGTGGATTTTGCTATGATTTCTTAGAGCAATCTCAGAAACGCACCTTTTCCCGCAGATATTGCAGGAGTAGGGTTTTATTTTGTGCTCGCATGTGTGAGGCTTCAGGATGAGGAAAAAACGTCCGCACTCTGTGCACAGCTCATTAATTTCGAGGCCACCCGGGGATTCAAAATCTTCCTCTTCGCCTTCATCCTCAGTTTCCTCCTCAGACTCCTTTGTGAGCTCGTCAGCCACCAAAAGTTCCTCCGTGGGATTCCAGTCCCCATCTGAACTCATCCCACCTCTATTGCCTTCTTCTTCGTCGTCTGAAGGATCGCTTTTTTCATCGCTAAAAGTGACGGCCTCAGACAAAGTCGCAGCACCGGCGCTGTCGTCTCTTAGCGCTGACTGTGAATGAGACAGTGACAAAAATGGCAACGTAGCATTTGGGAAACTTTTTCAAGCCTGTACAGCAAAGAGTATTCATGAAAAATGACTAAGACATTGGTGCAAGCAAAGGACAAAGTATCATTTCTAtaagtgctttttttaaaactgcaattCAGCAAAAGTGTgggcaaagacacaaaaaacagaaaacagataaTTTTTTGTTCCTAATGGAATAATAGAGAGGCAAAATTTGTAACTTTCTGAGAGAATTATTACTTCTGAGAGCCAAACAAATTAAATGCATGTATGACTCTCAATCCAAAAAAAAGTAGTTTGATTAAATTGTGAAGTGGTGTGAGATCTTAAGAGTTGCTGTTTGCACCATCACTTCTGAAGAAACTCCCAGAAACTAAGTGGGAAGCTCCTATCATGACTACGTGAAGGtggctccaaaagtgagtcagtccctGTCATGTCTTAATTTAAAATACCCGGCTTTAGAGCATTCAAAATAATTTGACTGCTACCAAAACAGTTTTGATCTCTATGGATAGTTTTCTCGTTTACAACATCTGTAAGTGGGAGAATTTTTTATAACTAATCCATGTGAATAGTAAGGGTTAGGGGCATGGCCACTTTGATTGAGTGTGCTGACACAGGcagctgtgtgtctgcagcGGCCTCACCTCTGCTAATTGGAGTCACTGTATTGGGCCTCTCAGTCTGTTTGTGGTCTGTGCGTGTGCCTTTTGGGGCTTCCTTAATGGAGCGCCTGCTGTATCCTGCTGTATAGTATAATCCATCCAAGAAGTCTGTACTTCAGAGTGAAACACAACTATTGTTTTTGGTTACTGTTACATTAGAATTCAAAATTGTGTCCATTTTGAAGGACAGGTAGGATGCTCTAGTCAGCTGTTTGaatacagtttttttaaaagactgCTTTCTGCTAGCTAAAATAAGCATCTCAATTAATATCATTAAGAATTACCAATGCAATCCAAACCATAAGACAACCACAAGATAATGCGTGACATTACGGCGGTTACAGCTATCTTTTATTAACAGTCTATGGTATATAATGAAATATGTCATATTAAACTTTTTATGAGTCAAGTCCAGTTCAGGAGGCAATTTTCATTCACCATGTATTTGTCGTTCTGAAGTGCAGGCctgaaacacaagtaagaatacAAACAGTCAGACCCGTCATGATGTCACATCTTCAAACATGCTCAGAAATGTGGAACTTACAATTCCTGGTTCGAATCTGTGTCTGGAGTTTCAGGAGTGAGAGCATCTGAAACATTATGGGGACAGGCTTGAATACAACACTTTGTCACACTTTAGATTTTTAATGGTGTGATATGGACACTTTCTTACCTGTCAAGGGGCATTCTGTTATTTCAGGGGAACAAGTAGAGCTCTTACATAATTCTAGGTCATCACATTGACTATCTGCATCTGTGGTTGTAACAGGTTCCtacacaaaaatcacaaaaaaaccacaaaagcTTTCAGTCAAACAAAGCCACAAACAGTTAACAAGCATGTGTTTTTTGTCTATACCCATCAATGTATGGATAAAGGCATTCCTTAGGTTGGCTTAAGGGAGAAACTACTCATTTGCCTTCACGCTCTCTGGGCTGCagttcatggtcaactcagGGACTGTAAGGGGGCCTAGTCTTgtagctgcaaaacaagcccaaatcatcgcCCCTATACTgccgtgcttgacagttggtatgagctgtttgtgctgatgttttgtgtttggtttttgccaaATATGGTTTTGCCAGCCTAAGCCAtgctgtcattttctttttagagagaagagctTCTCTTCTGGCGACCTTCCCAAACAAGCCATACccattcagtctttttctaattgtactgtcataaACGTTAACAATTAACATGATGATTGAGACTGTCTGGTCTGCAGTTCTTGGGGTCGTTGCAGTTTATGAACATTGCATTGTCTGACATaagggtgaatttgctgggacgtccactcctgggaagatttgcaactgtcttgaatgttttccacttatCTCACTCTAGAATGAAGGACTTTAGATTGTTTGGAAAGCAGCTGAATAGCGCTGTTTCACAGGCCAGAAAAACAAGTGGTCCAGGATTACTGACCTTAATTGAATCACTTTTACAGTTATAAGAAATACACTTACATGGAATAATCATTCTTGCATTCAGTCTCACAGAAGCATTATCTTGCTTTAATATGTCACTATATAAACTTCATACATGAATAATGAAAGCAATGACTGTGTCATTTTAATCAAGTTCTATCTTTATAATTTATCTGATTATAAATGACTTCTGttgaaaactgaattaaaataacTGTGTATTGTATGACAGCTGGTTTCTATGACTGCCGTCCAGCCAGCCCCAACCCTGGTTTGGGTTTGTGTGTATACTAGATATTACGGAAAGGGAAACTGAGAACggatttcaaagtaaaattgCTCTTCAAGTGACTCATTTCAACAACCAAAAAAATGTAGCCTGTCATTGATGAAATAgcaataataaaacacaaaacaaaaatgtatgtgaaaaaaaaaatcaaattgcaGATAACAGAAATATTGAAATATGATAAACTTGTCTTAAAATAGCCACGGTTAGAATTACAATTCAAACACCGTGTAACGCCATTAAAAATAGTTTATGTCACTTAATAtactttagatcaacagtattCATATACGCAATTTCGGATAGCTATTGATGTTGTTGATCTTTAGTAAAATTAGTCTGTGGAAGCAAATCTTTCCTTCTAATACATGGATAGTGGAAAAAGTAAAGtctctttacatttacaaaatcaaACTGACTTATTGATTGATATTGACTGAGTAACTCGATAAGGGTGTGTACTGTGGATCTAAAATAAAATTAGTCTGTGGAAACAGGACTTTCACCTGTAATGGCTGTTCACGACTTAAaatcttaattaaaaaaaataaatcagctttcattatttatgtttaattttgaaatgaattcattttctaTAGTATTTTGGCATTTATGCCAGACTAAACGTGTGGTGTGGGCTAACATCACATTCATTTGAAAGtcgcttttattttgtaaacaCGTCTCAGTTTCTCTTTCCGTAATACACAGTATATAGGTATAACGCAAAGCAACGTGGAGGCTGGCTTGGGAGCAGTTTTTTAAAGATCCGGTGAAGTCCAGCAACAGGTGATCCCTCAGCTGACACAGCAGACTCACCTCATCCTGTGGGCTCTCCACGGGTTCCTCTGGCTCTGTGTTGACCCACAGTGAGGGGACAGCACCGGGCTTCAGCTGCACCGAGCCACTCAGAGCCAAGCTCACGAAGCAGTCATCTGTGAAGTGTTCACTGCAAATAGTGATATCAGTCCAGGACGATTCTTTAAGTCGCTGCTTGTTGACTTCGAACAGAAACAGGACCCACTCCAGTCTCCTCTCCGGGTCCTCTGGTAGCCTGAACCGCTGCACATTGTGTCGCCACGAATCACAACCAACGACGGAGCACATGCTGGGCTAAAGATGTGACCCTCCAGTTGTAGAAGTGGTCGGACAGCGTTACATTGTAACGCTCGCTCGCTGTAGCTGCCACATTTTAACATAAACAGCAATGGCAGGCTAATGGCTAAGTAAGCGAATGTTGTGCTAACAGAACTGGCGTGGCTCTCTGGCTGGGTTCGCTTGGTTTGTCGACCAGCGTATCCCGGCTTAACAAGTAGATGACGCTGGCATTTCTCGTCACTTAGGTAGAAAACTTGCACCGCTTCACAAAGAGGGGCGCGTTTTTTCAGCGTCACATTTATCACTATCggtattattttttaattactattaataataataatagtagtagTTCAAGTACGACATACTACcataaggttttttttaaaagaggccCTTCTGAAAGATTTTTATATAATGATTTACTagccaaataaaaataatacaaagacaACATGTCAAATTGTGACactacatatttaaaaaaaaaattatagatGCTCAAATCCTATCTAAAGCCAACACATAGTTTCTAAATAATTGCGACGACTAATTTGGAAAGCTCTGCATCCCTGAGTCAGTGACAGGTGAGTAGGAGGAGAAAAcatatctttaaaaatatatacattagCTCCGCACACTGTCTCGCTtaccattattttttattaaattacaacATTCAGTCCAAGTGACCTTCGTCAGGTACAATGAGACTAAATAAGTGCGAAAGGAATAGGTTTACCATTGGGTTGCATCAGCTTTATTTTGAGATGAGACTGGGTGTCTACAAGACTGGGAGTCAACTGCTTTCAAAAAGGTCTGTTTAATTGTAATACCTGAACTGATTGTCCTAAATTGCCTGAGACATATGCCCTCCAtacaagaataattaaaaagactaaaacCAACACTGAAACTATTAAGaaaaactaaagtaaaactaaacattttcaaacaatcaaAGCTATattaaaatgaggaaatgaatttttaaaaagtaatcagaaaatagaaaactaactggtatttaaaaagtaatcagaaaatagaaaactataataactgGTATGGTGGCCTTTAACACTTCAAGTTATTACACAGCATTTCTAATATGGGTGTAAAAGCACTGGATATTTCCAGTGTAAAAGCACATGTGGAAAACAGTCTGGTCCTGTGTGCTACTGTTACATGCCCCAGGAGGatagttttttctttgtgaaatAATGCCTTCTCTGTCCTGATTGGGTGCTGCTGCTTGAATCAAGTCAATCAGCAATCGGCAGATCCCTATATAACGTTTGTGAAGCTGTGTTTCTGGGCCTTCTGGCCATTTTCACTGCCATACATGTGCAGGCTTACATGCCTTTGATTTGTATTTTTAGCCTTATGTGACTTTGTTCAGACTGCCTGTAGGGGAGAGTTGCTTTTGTAATGTAATCCCTTGTTTTCTACTGTTTATGTGCTGGTTAGGTTGGTTGTCtttgtatattttgttttctttggcaTTAGGCAAgttccttttattttctgttagggatgttttgtttgttatgttggCGTTAGCTCTCCCTTGAGTTGTCAGTCTGAACCAAAGTTTTAAACTAGCagaaaataaacctttaaaaaatgcCATCTTGACTCCTCTTTCACTATTTTAACTTTATGTTATTCCCTCCTATCCCCTAGGCTAGCCAGGGGACGTAAAAGACACATTAAACTGTTTCTGAATAAATCATTAGCTCAGTATTTTTAGTTCATTGTTTCCAGTATCCTGATTTGTTGTTGGTCTTACTGCTGTTTTTACTATtggactttttccttttttttcagctgGGTCAAAGTTTTTCTGTCCAGGAGTTGCCGTGTGATAACAGGGGATGTGATTCTTCAAGCTCACATTGTGATTGAAGGATTGATCGCAGAGCTGACACTTGTAAGGCCGCTCCCGTGTGTTCAGGCGGATGTGGGACCTTGGGTGGGGGGGTTGGCTGAAGCCCCGCTGGCACACCGAGCAACTGTAAAGCTTAGCTCCTGTGTGCACTGATAAATGTCTCTGGAGAGAATAACCTTGGCTAAAGTTCATCCCACAGATGTGGAACTTTACCATTTTGAGAATTCTGTGAACTTTCATGTGGACTTTGTGCTTCTTATTTGTGGCAAATGCCTCTGAACAGTCTGGACATTTGTAGGGCTTTTCTTGAGTTTTGTGGGTCTGCTCATGAACATGTTTGTCCACTTTTGTTTTGAATGCAGTGTGGCAGTACTTGCACCAGTGCTCGTAGTTTTCATCAAGAATGCTTTAATGAGAATTTAGAAACACCCAAGTTGGAAACTTGCAAGTCACCACAAAGTCACCAAATATGCAgattttttctaattttattttatttttttaaatctggatTATAATGAAAAGTGTCACAAATAAAAGGAAATGCAGAGGCACCACTGAAACTCAAGCTGGAAAAAATGTGCATGGACTGACGCTTTTCGAGACACTGTAATTATCCCTAAAGTACTTATCAGCCAGACCCCCGAAGCAGAACATTTTCTGAAGAACAGCTGCATGATTTATGGATCTTTGCAGTTGAAACACTTTCTCACAAAAATGCTTAAATATGCACATGTAGCACTTCTGAGTGATAGTGGTTTGGAACACATCCCACTCCAAAGTTGGCTTTATTAGACACACAGAAGGAGCAGATTTACCTGGAAGCAGCTGACAGCAAGTGGGATAAACATGCATGCAAACCATCATCATATATGACAGTAACTTGACAATAGGATTGTAACAGAATGTAACATGGGTACTTTGCATCAGCCATCCATCAgttttcttaactgcttatccaaCTTTTAGTAGCAGGGGAGCTTAAGCCTATCTCTGctacctacagccaatttagaataacTAGCTGAGACTGGAGCCATGGACTATAGGAGAGAGCTGGAGTATCATTAGAAAGCCCATGCAAGCACAGGAAAAATGTGCAAAccccacacagaaaggctccaGGCAAATGTGAGGCTCAAGCCAGCATCCAGGATTATTACAGTTAACTAAAACTAGATGTGTTAACTTAAGaagtcagaaattaatcaagcGTAACATTAACTGTATGCAGTTTTTTGGCCTGACTTTCCCACCTGGTAGGTGTAGTCGCATTAAAGACATTACTGCTTTAAGACGAAGAGCGCTCCATGGGTGACCTTATCCCTTTAACTTTACATTTACTGAACAGCTGGAGGCACTTTCATTCACAATAAACTCCCCCCTCATCTTTATACATGCTAAtcttaaaagaaaatattgaaGCCAATTGGGAAGCgcattaaacctgcattctatctcaaggccaccagatggcgatacTTGAAGCCGCAAAAAGACTTCTGATGCTATTGAGTATTTGCAGACGTGTGACCACTAACCATGTTACATTAACTTATCTGTTATTTTGAACATGTGACAATCATGGTGACAATGTAGGATCAAATGAATAAGGCACTGGACACACAGACCTGCAGACTGGTCAGTGTCCCCATGCTAACTGTTTCTAAGGAAAAAGGTGCATTTCCCAACCGGTAGTACACCTCTGTGTGATCGTTTTGGTAACTAGCATAGTTTGCATGAAACCGACTGACTTTTCTACAAATACTGGCCAGCTGTCTTTTAGCTGCAGTGAATCAGTCAAAAGTGTGACACGAATCAATAATGAGATGGTTTGCCTTTAAAGAAGTTGCTCCTTTCGAAACATGTCAGCTGCAGCTCtgaggcacaacttttactatGAGGGTGAACTGTCTCTATTTCTGGTTTATGTCATACTTTCTAAATTTTACTACTGCTGGCTGAGTACTTGCAGACGAACGTGAGAAACTACAGCCTATCTACTAGCAGCTAAAGCAGTCACTAAGTTCTTAGTGTAGCAGCTTCTTTGCAACCATTTTCACCCAGTGACAGCTACCTCCAGGTACCACTGGCAATCATTTGGGGAACACACACTTTTCCAGTGTCTTCACTCTTCTCCAGAGTCGACTGGTCACACAACTGATCACAGAgcacattttcagtttcttaaaCCTCTTGCACACCTTTATAAAACCTTAATAACACCAAAACGTCAACTGGGTTTGCAGTTTTTACACCTCAGCAGTGATAAATTGCCGTGCCTGTTGCCGTAGCAGCGAGAGCTTGTGGGCGGGGTTTTAATGGTGGGTTCGAGTGATTTATTGTCTGGAGTACACCGGCCAGTACAGGGCTCAATTAATGATTTTAtagaattatatatatatatatatatatatatatatatatatatataagcagATTTTTACAGTCATTGGGCTCACTGGACACTTCATTTGGTACACCTTGCTAATagtcatggcatagattcaacaaggtggtggaaacattcctcagagattttggtccatattaacatgatagcatcacacagttgatgCAGATTTTTCTGGCTGCATATCCATGAAGTGACCCAGAAACGCCATTTAGAATCGAAGACCATGCTCAAAATCACTTACTCACTGTGACGCTCGCTTTGAACAGCTAGTCTTCTaaaccatgtctacatgcataAATCcactgagctgctgccatgtgTTGGGCTGattagtttattattattatagattaTTTTGATTAATGAGCAGGTGAACTTCTATACTTCTATACCTAGTAAGGTGCGAGTAAAGCGAGTGAGTGTATGAAGCAGATAGTACTACCACAGTTAATGGTATTaccttaaaagtaaaataacaaatataGGTTCTGTGACAatcagaataaaatatgcacCTTATTTGTAATTAAAGTAAAAGCACGCACATTCCGCAGACGGCAGAGCTCACAGAATGGCTCTAATTTAGATTGGCAATGATTATTTTTGAGTCTGAAAAAAAAGAGTTCAGtcctttagaaaaaaatatgcaGTAGATTTGCAGGTTTGTAAAAACACCATCGGGTGGTGCTGTTCAGCTTGTGCCTCTACCTCAACACACTGTAAAACTAGGATGTCACGGCCACTGCAGAGTAGGTGTGATATCATGACATAACTGAAGCTTTACATTTCAAAAGACTAATGCAAGGATTACCACAAACCAGGGGGCAACTCCTTATCCAACAATGAGTGGCTGCATTGCTGTTTAAGCAGCTCTTTGAACTTTGGAAGTTCCTATGTGCCTCAAGGGACATCTTAGATGGACAGAAGAAGAGAAACCACAGGCCAGTTTGTGTGCAACCATCACTGTGcattttctgtgttaagacaTCCTGTTCtccatgtaaaaaaaacagataatttaCAATAGATGGCACAAATCAGCATATAAATAATCCTCAGAAATCTGTCGTTTATTTGCCTTTTTATTGCCCAAAGAAATATTTGATTATGTATAAATATCCTATTCAGACACTTGAAATTCCATAGTAGGGGCCTACATTAAGCTGAGGGACTTTTTCAACTGCAGAAAGATCCTTTCTGGTCACCAGCTTTAGTAAATAAGCTGACCTCCTGACCAAGTGATTATCTAAATTATAGCAGCTAATGGTGATTAGTCCACCACATGGACATGTGACTGAAATACAGGCGCAGGGTCACTTAAGTGGCCCCTGAACAAACAGGAAAGACACTCACAACTGCCTCTTTGTGCAGCAGGTGGTTGCTCTCCGGTGTCCCCTGTAGACATGACATGTAGACATGACACAAGTATTCCCAATATCCAAACATTTTTAAGGCATgagagagttaaaaaaaaaaaaaaagataaaatgggGATTGGTGGATTTATTCTCCCACTGGGTGTAAGGCCCCCAGCTTCCTGGGTAATTGAAAAATGATTTCACGTGTCAGCTAATGAGTGCAGCATATCTCTGCCCCGAGGAGGTCGGTCAATCAATCTCTCATCAGGCTGCCTCAACAGTAATTTGTGTTTGttggtgtgtttgcacatgccTTTGATGTGCGTATAGgagatgttgtttttgtgttgtgtgttgtgtatTAATGTGTTAGATTAGAGCCATTAATTATGAATCAAGGACAGTCTGGTTTCCTCCTCTTCCCTGACTCATTTTGATATCCATTTTCAGCTGCAGGACATTTGCTGAGTGCGTTGAAACTTCAAAAGCCAGCTCTTGCTTGGAATGTGCCATTAAACTGTAAACATCAGGACAGGGCAATAAACCTACCAGCgtgcacgctcacacacacacacctccacagGTTTCACAACTACAGACCCAGTCTTTTCATGCCGACTGAGGTTCAATGTGAAGTTTCCATGTGACCGCGCCAAAGAAAAGAGGCAATAATGATCCAAAAAGTgtagaaaatgtaattttcttggGTGTTTGAGCACAAAGGAATTTCACCCTTGACTCTCATTTACATTCTGTCCTCCTCCATCATACCAGTTCTGGGAAAAACAGAGCAAGCCGCGGTCGAAACATGCCAGCTGCCTTTCACATTTACGGAGGAATGTTGGCCGCGCTTCACAATGTTGTCAGTCAGTACGCCAGATAAGAGCTCTCAGTTCATAAATAAGATTGATGGCACTGCATACCACCAgttcctgctctgtgttttcccATACAAGCATCTCTGTCAAAAGCATCTGTGCTATCTCACCAGCTCATATCCTCTCTGTCCAAGTCCAAGCTTGCTTAGGTGTTTTTACATTAAACCCACTACTGCAGGATATGCCCTGACTTCAGCTGCTCAGCTGCGTTCGAGTTTAATACTAGTTTGTTTGGGGGTATTTTTTAGGATATAGTTGTATAAGTTTGTATTTTAGCTACACATATTTGACATGCACTCTTAAATTCCAAAGTCTTACATTTCCTCATAGTTCATGGGTCTTAAAAAACTTAAAGAACTGAAAATAATTAGTTCCACAGATTGTACTTTAGTCTTTCTGTTGAAAATCTTTAGGTGTAAAGTTGAAAGAATGTCTGGTTATTccctcagtttttattttataagcTTGTAAAC from Pelmatolapia mariae isolate MD_Pm_ZW linkage group LG18, Pm_UMD_F_2, whole genome shotgun sequence includes the following:
- the LOC134617556 gene encoding zinc finger protein 239-like; translation: MCSVVGCDSWRHNVQRFRLPEDPERRLEWVLFLFEVNKQRLKESSWTDITICSEHFTDDCFVSLALSGSVQLKPGAVPSLWVNTEPEEPVESPQDEEPVTTTDADSQCDDLELCKSSTCSPEITECPLTDALTPETPDTDSNQELPALQNDKYMSALRDDSAGAATLSEAVTFSDEKSDPSDDEEEGNRGGMSSDGDWNPTEELLVADELTKESEEETEDEGEEEDFESPGGLEINELCTECGRFFLILKPHTCEHKIKPYSCNICGKRCVSEIALRNHSKIHDETYEHPCKYCYVTFKTRADKFRHELTHQDKKDPFKCPDCPKTFATSKERRSHLAKHRVSREFKCGVCGIEFKDIHHLRRHSVVHTGLKPYKCSVCQRGFNQTSHLKSHMRLHTGERPYKCQLCDKCFNHNVSLKSHVQRCHTSSSGLQQMDKRANDAKGNKNKRDVNSEYDSVKVKQKVQKERSMKPKSKRRSTGRPRGRPRRRAAGEIKGQRSKAKTPKSKVQKLKKTGSGDEESEDKQSGSDLSFDSTEEEEEEEEEEEETLGRRPNGDSDSDFDPEVEAKKKRCSSQKTVKKRRERSKKGLVV